GGTAGCGGTTGCGTAACATTCTAGGACGAGCCTTTAGATTAGCAAATAGAAATAATTACTTAAAATAAAAACATAATAGTTATGATGAAATTTCTTTTTTTGCTTCTTTTTTTCTTTGTTAATAACTCTTATTTTGTTGATAACCAAAAACACAAAAGAACGGAGTGAACTTTAGCGGCCAGCTAGCTTTTTAGAGCCATCCCCCGTATTAGTCTCCGTTCTTTTTAAAAGTTACTTAGAACCATATAGAATTTCAGTTTCTGCCCTTATTAAAGGTCTTAGTTTAAGTAACTATTATTAATATCTAATTACAAAATTATGAAAACAAATGAAATTATCGGAATCGATGTCAGTAAATTATTAATTGATGTTTGTATCTATTCTAAACAAATTGTTCAACAGTTTGAGAACAGTAAATCTGGATTTAAATTAATGCTAAAGTGGAGTTTTAAAAATTCGTCTTTCTCTAAAGAAGAAACCATGTTTGTATTTGAACATACAGGAATGTACTCTCATTTATTATCTGTGTCTTTAACTGAACAAAAATTATCTTTTTTCATAGCTTCTGGTTTAGAAATTAAAAGATCTATTGGTATTGCTCGTGGAAAGGATGACCAAATTGATGCCAAACGCATTGCTCTATATGGGTATCGATTAAAAGAAGAACTTAAACCCAGTAAGCTACCTAAAAGAAGTATATTACAACTAAAAAGTCTCTTATCTTTAAGGACAAAACTTAACAAACAAAGAGCTGGTTTTAAAGTTACTTTGAAAGAACAAAAAAGAATTTATAAAGCAAAAGAGTATAAAATAATCTTTGACGTTCAACAAAAAATGATTGCAGAACTAACCAAACAAATAC
This window of the Flavobacteriaceae bacterium genome carries:
- a CDS encoding transposase — encoded protein: MKTNEIIGIDVSKLLIDVCIYSKQIVQQFENSKSGFKLMLKWSFKNSSFSKEETMFVFEHTGMYSHLLSVSLTEQKLSFFIASGLEIKRSIGIARGKDDQIDAKRIALYGYRLKEELKPSKLPKRSILQLKSLLSLRTKLNKQRAGFKVTLKEQKRIYKAKEYKIIFDVQQKMIAELTKQIHKINTQMQAIIDQNIMLKETYKLVTSVKGIGMQTAIMMIVFTDNFSKFENWRKFASYCGVAPFPYQSGTSIKGRTKVSHLANKKLKAIINMCAISAIQHNPEMKLYYHKRIKQGKSKMSTVNIIRNKLIARVFAVVKRQTPYVDTFKFAA